The window TTtacatggaaagaagaaaagactggAGGTTGGAAGACACTTAAGCTATTGAAATAAACTAGACAAGAGGTAATAAGAACCTAAACTAGGGTGATGGCTCCAGGAATGGTGACAAAATGATGGACAAGAGAGATTTACTGGAGATAGCATTGGCAAGACTTGGTAACTGGTGAAATGGGAgttgaggaaaagggaaaagtccaAGAAGGATGATTCTAGGATTGGAAGCTAGGATGACTAGATGGATAGTGATCATCAACAcaaataggaaagttaggaagggtAAAGATATAGGGGGAAATGATAATTGTTCTGTCTTAAATGTGTGGAAGTTGAAGTCTTAAAATGTTTcagcacttaatatttattcacCATTTGTTGGGTTTGGCAAAAAACACCTGATATATACATTTAATTTGGGAGCATGGAATACTAATTAAGAAGATGGTGTCAAGAAACGTGATTTGGACACCATCTGGCTTTGTGCTATGAAAGCCAGAAACATTTAATTGCTGGAAAGTGATTTTGGTGTTGTGGGTAGTTAGTAAACACAGGGTTTGTGTGGGTCACCCTGTGAAATCAATGCCAAGTGATCATCCAGAGGTGAGGTGAGGAACATCTCTATGTATTTAGATCACCCTTAAACAATGCTTTTGGCTTCTAGTTCAGAAATgtaaaaaggtgtttttttttaataggatggTCTGCTCACTTTAGAATTTGAATATAAGAAATAGGTCATAATATGATGAGAAATGATAGTTCAAATTCAAAGTTTAAACTTTGAAAAGCAGgtgttttttccttcattatcaTTCACTAGCCTTTTCCTAAGATGAATCAAAAAAGACACTTGAAAAGATCTTGTGAAATGAGACACCATTTTCATGTTTCCCGAGTCTCTTCATGATGCTCAGTGGAGATGTATTTGGAAGAAGTATTCCTAGAGTTCAAGATGTGAAGAGCATCTTCAAGTCCAGATAAAATTTCCCTAGAAGGCAATGGGTAATTTTCCAGATGGTAATTTGGATATCGggttttatttgcttattttaggtttagaaagaggaaagagagagaaaagcattGACCTGGCATCAAGATTCCCCAGACCTACATTATAAAGATCAATTAATCTTGATCACTCCTCCTGAACATACTCATTCATCAGAGGCTTGTGTCAGTCATCTGACCAGGATGCTGCAGTAATTGCTTCCTCCTGCCTATGGCATTGAGGATTTTCTTCCTTGGACCCAGTTGCATTTGTATGCTCTGGAGATCCTCATCTGAGCAAAGTAAGAGGGCATCTAAATCTATTTGTTCTCTCATAAAGATGGGGAAGAACTCACTCAGGTTCTGAGACATCAAGAACAATTCAAGGGGGGTAATATCTGCTTCATCTTCTTCCCATTCCATTTCATTCTCATTCCAAGGCATAtcctcttcattctcttcttctatcTCTGCTTTTGGGTCAGTCTCATCAGTGCCTCCTGTTCCTCCTTTCTGGAGCAATCCAGAAACTATATTAAGccccatctctctttttctttctaagatATCTTCAATAgctgaatttcttttaaatataatattgccCAGACCAGGACGATTGAAAATGGACTCTTGCTGCATATCAATATTCTCATCTTCTGTGagctgtattttttctttgaaaccatTTGTGAAAgactcttcctcatcttcctggAACACTTCCATCACATTTCGCTGTCCTCTCCTGTTCTCCTCTGTTCCTTTTCCCATCTGTTCTTCTTCTGTGCTCCTGTTTTTCTTGGACCTTATCTTGAAAGTATCTTTCAGACCCTTAGAGAAAGTTCCAAATGCAGTGGGAAAGGAAGGGTTTGAAGAAGATGCCTTGGAATAAGTGCCCTTGAAAGAAGATAGAGTTCCAGCCTTCTCCTTGTTGAAGGTGCGATTCATTTTATTCTGATGTTTATCCTGAAGCTTTTCACAGTCTTTAATCTGTTTCCTGGCATTTCTTTGGGCTTGTTCCTTCTGTCTGGCAACCTTTTTGGGATTCAGGATGCTCTGGTCCCTAGAAGCTTTGTCTAGGATGTCAACACATTCATTCTGCTCTCTACTGGCAGCAGCATCTAGTGGAGACTTTAAGTCATTGTCTAGGGCAAATATATTGGCACCAAAgttgattaaaaatgaaacacaatGGGTGTGTCCATTGGAAGCTGCAATATGGAGGGGAGTGTTTCCCCAAATGTCACATTTATCAGGATCCcccctaaaaaagaaaatataggaaacACATTAGTGTCCTGTCATTCATTCCTTCAGCATCCACTATATATCAGGAATGACAATTCCTACATACTAaggatggaaaaaacaaaaccaaaaagtttAAACAGTTCTGGacctcaagaaatttattttctaccagtaaaaacaatataaacacaaaatagtAGAAATAAATAGATACAAAGTACTTTCTCAGATGGGGAGGAGTCTAACTAGCTGGGAGATTGCTAGTAGCAAGTGGCTTGTAAGTTGAACACTAGGGAATCTCTGAAGCAGGAGATGAAGATGGTACCTTTCAGATTTTGGGGCAAATCTTTGTGTTAAAAAACAGAGTTGGGAGAAATATTGCTAGGACTGGAACTTAAAAGTGTAAAAATGAGAGTATTGAAATAAACTTAGAAAGGAAGACTGAAGATAATCTTCAAAGTCCTTAatggagaaattttattttattctagaggcaagaGAGAGCCACTGAGTTTTCTTGAAAAGGGGAGCAATAGAGTCAGAACTATGCTTTGGGAATATCATTTTGGTGTTTACATGGAAGATAcactggaaagaagaaaagactggAGGTTGAAAGACACTTAAGCTATTGAAATAAGCTAGACAAGAGGTAATAAGGACCTAAACTAGGGTGATGGCTCCAGGAATGGTGACAAAATGATGGACAAGAGAGATTTACTGGAGATAGCATTGGCAAGACTTGGTAACTGGTGAAATGGGAgttgaggaaaagggaaaagtccaAGAAGGATGATTCTAGGATTGGAAGCTAGGATGACTAGATGGATAGTGATCATCAACAcaaataggaaagttaggaagggtAAAGATATAGGGGGAAATGATAATTGTTCTGTCTTAAATGTGTGGAAGTTGAAGTGCTTATGGGACATCCAGTTACTAGGTAGATGATGAAGTGACACTAGGATTCAAGAATGAGACTGGGTTCCTAATAAGAccaggaatgaaa of the Sarcophilus harrisii chromosome 1, mSarHar1.11, whole genome shotgun sequence genome contains:
- the ANKS4B gene encoding ankyrin repeat and SAM domain-containing protein 4B — translated: MSTRYHHATVDGYLEILKEATKRDLNLSDEDGMTPTLLAAYHGNLEALEIICSRGGDPDKCDIWGNTPLHIAASNGHTHCVSFLINFGANIFALDNDLKSPLDAAASREQNECVDILDKASRDQSILNPKKVARQKEQAQRNARKQIKDCEKLQDKHQNKMNRTFNKEKAGTLSSFKGTYSKASSSNPSFPTAFGTFSKGLKDTFKIRSKKNRSTEEEQMGKGTEENRRGQRNVMEVFQEDEEESFTNGFKEKIQLTEDENIDMQQESIFNRPGLGNIIFKRNSAIEDILERKREMGLNIVSGLLQKGGTGGTDETDPKAEIEEENEEDMPWNENEMEWEEDEADITPLELFLMSQNLSEFFPIFMREQIDLDALLLCSDEDLQSIQMQLGPRKKILNAIGRRKQLLQHPGQMTDTSL